Genomic DNA from Shewanella woodyi ATCC 51908:
TTCCCCATACTGAACCGCAAAATGAGAGCCATGAATGAAAAATATTATTTGCGACATCGACGGCGTTTTACTGCATAACAACCAGCTTATTCCCGGTAGTGACAAATTTATTCACCGCGTGCTTGAACAAGGTAATCCTTTGGTTGTGCTCACCAATTATCCAGTACAGACGGGAAAGGATCTGCAAAATAGACTCGGGGCTGCAGGTATAAAGATCCCAGAAGAGTGCTTCTACACCTCTGCCATGGCCACCGCTGACTTCTTAAAACACCAAACGGGCAGTAAAGCCTATGTCATTGGTGAAGGTGCCCTCACCCATGAGCTCTATAAAGCAGGCTTTACCATCACAGATATCAATCCCGACTTTGTTATCGTCGGAGAGACCCGCTCCTATAACTGGGAGATGATCCACAAGGCGGCTAAATTTGTTGCCGAAGGTGCACGATTTATCGCCACAAATCCGGATACTCATGGCCCCTCCCACAGCCCAGCTTGTGGTGCACTGTGTGCTCCAATTGAACGTATTAGTGGTCGATTACCATTTTATGTTGGAAAGCCTAGCTCCTGGATCATACGTTCAGCACTAAATCACATTGATGGTCACTCAGATAACACCATTATTATCGGTGATAATATGAAAACGGATATTTTAGCGGGGTTTCAGGCAGGTCTAGAGACAGTATTGGTCACAAGCGGTGTTAGTCAACTTAACGATGTGGAGCTTGAACCATTCAGACCGAACCATATCTTCCCCTGCGCCGGTGACATTGACGTTGTCTAAACAGCCCACCCATTGCAATATTAAGAAACATATTTATCTCAATTAAACCTTCTGACCCACTTGTCAAAGTGGGTCATTTGCATTCATTATGCACTTTGCTTATAACAATATACCCAATCACTCAAACTTTACCTTTGGTAAAAGTAAGCCAATAACAAGAATAATAGGATCTCCCATGCGTTCACTGCTTTCAGTGTCGACCATTGCACTGCTTAGTGCTTGTAGCCAACAAGCACCTGAGACCTCACACAATCAATCGCAAACTCAATCACAGCAAACTCACACTCAAGTAGAGTTTAATGAAGCACGTTTTAGAGAGGATATAAAGATCCTCTCTTCCGATAAGTTTGAGGGTCGAGCCCCCACCACTCAAGGTGAAAAGCTTACCTTGGATTACCTGACATCCGCTTTCAAAGAGATGGGATTACAGGGTGCGAATAAGGGCGACTTTTTGCAAGCAGTACCGATGGTAAGTTACACCGCTGCAGAGGATCAAAGCATCAACTTGGCAGGTAACAAGCTCACTCACCGTAAAGATGTGGTATTAGGTAGCCGTCACGATAACGGTGGCGTCAATATTAAACATGCCCCCTTAGTCTTTGTCGGCTATGGGATTTCAGCACCAGAGTATGATTGGAATGACTACCAAGACATTGATATGACGGGGAAGATTGCCGTGGTCTTAGTTAACGATCCTGGCTTTGCAAAACCTGCATCAGGACTGTTTAACGGTAAAGCCATGACCTACTACGGTCGCTGGGATTACAAGTTTAAAGAGGCCAGTGATCGCGGTGCTTTAGGGGCTATCATCATTCATGATACTGCACCTGCTTCCTATCCTTGGTCCGTGGTCGAAAATAGCTGGACAGGTGCCCAGCAAGACTTAGTTCAAAGCAAGGAGGAGCAAGCAAAGCGGGTACAAGTTGAAGGCTGGATAACCTTAGATGCAGCAACAGAACTCTTTGCCAAATCAGGTCAATCCCTGCCTAAACTGATGAAGCAAGCCGCTAACGGCCCACTCAATTTGCCTTTAGAGCAACAGGCAGACATTCAATTTGCTAACCAAGCCGAGTACGCCAATAGCTACAATGTAGTCGCCACCCTACCTGGTAAAAAAGTGCCCGATGAGCATATTCTTTTCTCCGCTCATTGGGATCATATCGGCGTTGATACAAATAAAGATGGCGATCAAATCTATAATGGCGCCCTAGACAACGCATCCGGCACCGCAGGTATTTTAGAGATTGCGCGTCAATTCGCTCAACAAGCTAGAGATGGCCAAGCATCAGAACGCTCAATCACATTTATCGCCACAACAGGTGAGGAGCAAGGATTACTGGGATCACGTTACTACGCAGCTAATCCACTTTATCCAATCGATAAATCCGTTGCCGTGTTCAACCTAGACAGCACCAATATCTATGGCAGAACCAGTGATTACACTATCGTGGGTAAAGGAAAATCTGAACTTGAAGAGTACCTTATAGAAGCACTTGAGCCATTACAACGTACCGCTAGAGCGGAAAAACATCCTGAGTCTGGTGGTTTTTTCCGCTCAGATCACTTCAGTTTTGCACAAAAAGGGATCCCTGCGGTATTCGCTGGTGGCGGAAGCCAACCTGTGGATGAGGCCACCAGCCAATATAAAGATAAGATGAAGCAGATGATGAAAGGGTGTTACCACAACACCTGTGATGAATACCGTGAGGATTGGGATCTCAGCGGTGCACTTGAGGATATCTCAATCTATTACAATGCCGCACATTCACTAGCTAACAGCGATGATTGGCCCGGTTATTATCAAGGCACAGAGTTCCACTCGCTCCGCGCAGCAAAATCTGAATAAAGTCTAAGCCATGCTTAAAGTGCTGCTTTACCTATCATCTTTGATAGCAGCGATATATCCATAAAAGTGCCAGGAGAGATTCTCTTGGCACTCCACTATCAGTCAGTTGTTCAAAAATTAATTTTTAGCCATAATGACGCAATTACGTCCAAGGCCTTTGGCTTGATACAGTGCTTTATCAGCATGCTCCAGGGCGCTGTGCCATTCAAGTGTTAGCTCTTTGGCGTCTAGAGGCTGGCTTATACCAATAGAAACAGTAATAGGAATAGTCAGTTTATCCATCACTAGTGGTTTATTGCATACAGCTAAACGTATACGTTCAAACTTAGCCAATAGCTCTTCTGAGCCGATAGACGTGTAATTTTGCGGCCAACAAAGCAAGATAACAAACTCCTCACCTCCCCAACGAACAACGAGATCGCTATCGCGAATATTTGCGTGCAGTGCTTTACTTATCTGTATTAGCACTTCATCCCCCATATCATGGCCATAAGTGTCATTAACAGCCTTGAAATGGTCGATATCGACAATGGCGATACAAGCCTGTGATGCCTGCCTCTGCGACAGTTGCGTAAGTTGATTTAAATAATCAAGAAAGTACCTTCGGTTATATAAGCCAGTCAAACTATCGATATGGGATTGCTTGTAAAGCTCATCATTTGAATCCTGCAAACTCTTGTTATGACTTTCAAGCCAATAGCGCTTTTTAACCAAAATAAAAATTAAAAATACCCCGACAAGGATTAGAAAAAACATCAACTTCTCACGGGTTCCCTGCTCTGCTAACTTAGCGGTCTGTAATGCATTTTCAGCCTCCAACAGTGCTAACTGTTGTTGGCGATATTTATCTTTATACTGCTCGCTTAAATTAAAAATCATCTTTGCTCGTCTATCAAACAGCAAAGCTTTATCTTCTATATTCGCCTGACGTTGATAAATTAAGGCTGTTTGAAAATCACCTTGCGCTTCAAAAGCAAGAGAATATAAAGCATAAACATCGGCCAAATTGGCCTGACTCTCCATCTCCTTATACAAGCTGTGACTCAAGTTCAACACCTCTATGGCTTCTTTATGCTGCCCTAAATGGTGCAAAGCCTTCGCCAGTAACCGATTACAATCACTATAAATAACAGGATAACTCTCAACCTGAGCATTGTTGAGGCATTGCTCGGCAAAGGTAATTGCACGTGGATATTGCTTGATCGAAATATAATAGTGAGCCCAAGCTAAAAGGTTGTTGAGCTTTATCCGTATATCTCCGGTGCGCTCACTGTACTTTTGTGCATTAATCAAATAGGGTTCACTCTCCTCTACCCTACCTAGCTGCTCTAAGATAAATGCCGCATTATTGTTAAAGGCCGTATACTGCTCATTACTGCCACCATACTTTTCAAGATGTTGTAGTGCATCATAATTTGACTCCCACGCCTTATCCCACTCCTCAAGATCTAAGTAAATAATTGAAATATTAGATAACACCTTGCTGACATAGGGATCTTCAGGATCAATCATAAAGATCTCAAGTGCACTCAAGTAGAGCTCAAGTGCGAGGTAATATTGATCCTGGAAATAATATAAGGCGGCTTTGGTGTTATATGACCTTGCCGTTAAATGATGAAACTGAACCGATTTCGATAAGCGGATTGCTCGCTCTACTAGATTAAGTCCATTATCGAAATTACCCTCTTTAGCCGCAAATGTTGCAAGCCACATATAGGCTTCAGCTTCCAACCAAGTCTGTTGCAGCTCTTTTCCAATCGAAAGCATACTCTCTATCGCTTGCTTGGCCTTTTTAGGTTGTCCACGGGATATCTCAATATCATGTAAGATACGAAAGTATGCGAATGCGTAATAGGGAGATTGTTGAAATTGCTCTGCCAAGATATATTGATTGAGTTTTTGCAGTTTAATTTTCGAATCGATATCTTGACTATCAAGGAGTTGCAATATTTTTTTGCCATTACTCAGTGTGGCAATATTAACAAAAGGAGTAAACTCCGTACTTTGAGCTATCAATGGCATTTGCCAAGCCCATATTATCAGAAGATATACAACTAACTTACCATTACGCATAGATGACTTCTTCAAAAATGAGAGATTAAAAATTCTTATCTCATGCAGCTACCAATCAGTTATAACCAGTTGTTTAAGTTTACAAAAATCAACAGGCAACCATAACAAATTTACACTTTATCCGTAATCTCTATCAGGTCAAATTTTTTACTATAAAAGTTTGAACTGTGTAACTATCAACTGCTTAATTAATACCTTTTCGACACTTGGTCAAAAAAATACAGCTGATTACGAATACCACAATGGATAGGCTAAAATGCGCACCCAAAGTAAAGATAATTCAACAATCAGACATGAAATACATAAACATTAAAAACAGACACATCAAAAAAATGAATTATCAATTAAAAAATAGCTAAAAAACGGATATTTCAATAAAAACAGATTTGGTATTCATGGGATTTAGTGGCACAGTAATACTCAATTAAGCGTTACACTTTTTTGCGGAGCAAGCCTATGTGTTCAATTTTCGCCATTTTAGATATTAAATCCGACTCAAGCCCACTGCGCCAAGTTGCTCTGGAGATGTCTAAGCTAATGCGCCATCGCGGTCCAGACTGGTCTGGAATTTACAGCTGCGACAGAGCAATCCTTGCCCATGAACGTTTAGCTATCGTAGACATAGAACATGGTGCCCAACCTCTGCTAAGTGAAGATGAGAGCATCATACTGGCGGTCAATGGTGAGATTTATAACCACAAGGATCTCAAGGCTGAACTCGGCGATAAATACAGCTATCAAACCAACTCTGATTGTGAAGTTATCTTAGCTTTATACCAAGAGTACGGTACTGAATTTCTAGACAAGCTAAACGGGATTTTTGCATTCGTTCTCTATGATAAAAATAAAGATAGCTACCTGATTGGTCGTGATCATATGGGGATCATCCCACTTTACTCAGGTCTTGATACTGAGGGGAACTTCTATATTGCTTCTGAGATGAAAGCCTTGATGCCCGTTTGTAAAACCATTGAAGAGTTCAAACCTGGTCACTACATTAGCAGCAGCGAAGGTGAGTCTGGCGTCTATACTCACTATTACCAACGCGATTGGAAAGAGTTCGACGCAGTAAAAGATAACCCTGCCAGTGTCGATGAGCTAAGAGAAGCACTGGAAGCGTCAGTTAAACGTCAACTAATGTCCGATGTACCCTATGGTGTACTACTCTCTGGCGGATTGGACTCTTCGGTTATCTCTGCGATCACTCAGACATTTGCAAAACGTCGTATCGAAGATGATGATGAAAGCGGCGCTTGGTGGCCACAGCTTCACTCCTTTGCTGTTGGCCTTGAAGGCGCACCAGATCTTATCGCAGCACAAAAGGTAGCCGATGCAATAGGCACCATCCACCATGAGATCACTTTTACCTTCCAAGATGGCATCGATGCCATCAAAGATGTGATTTATCACCTTGAAACCTATGACGTAACGACTATTCGTGCAGCCACACCTATGTACCTAATGGCAAGAAAGATTAAGGCCATGGGCATAAAAATGGTGCTATCTGGAGAGGGAGCCGATGAGCTATTTGGCGGCTACCTCTATTTCCATAAAGCACCAAATGCACAAGCGTTTCACGAAGAGCTGGTCCGAAAACTCGATAAGTTACATCTGTTCGATTGCCTTCGCGCCAATAAGGCGATGGCCGCCTGGGGATTAGAAGCCCGTGTTCCTTTTCTCGACAAAGAGTTTATGGATGTTGCGATGCGCATTAACCCTGAAGCTAAGATGTCTAAAGATGGCAAGATTGAGAAACATATTCTGCGCCAAGCGTTTGAGCATAAGTTGCCTCAAGAGGTTGCATGGCGTCAGAAAGAGCAGTTCAGTGATGGAGTTGGCTACTCTTGGATAGATGGCTTGAAAGACTTAGCTGCTGATAAAGTTGACGATCTCAAACTCGCCAATGCCAAGTTCAGGTTCCCCTACAACACGCCAGAGACAAAGGAAGCTTACTATTATCGCTGCTTTTTTGAGGAACACTTCCCACTCGCCAGTGCAGCAGAGACAGTGCCTGGCGGAAAATCGGTAGCGTGCTCGACTCCAGAAGCACTCGCTTGGGATGAAAGTCTGCAGGGCATTATTGACCCATCGGGCCGCGCAGTTCAATCTGTTCATGAGAGTGCCTATTAAATAATCACTCAATAATAAGCAGTGATGATCTTAATCCTAGAGGGCTAGATTATCGCTGCTTGTTGAGTTTAAGAATCATAGTGAATGCGATTATTTAGCGGGTAAAGAGATACAGCGCTGCATATGCAGGAAATCAATAACACTTAGAGGCTTGAAAAAATAGCTACCTTGAGCAAAATCACAATGATGATCTTGCAGGAAAACCAATTGACTATTGGTTTCAACCCCCTCCGCAATCACCTTAATCTCAAGCGAATGAGCAAGCTCGATAATCGTCGACGCTATGTTTCTATGGGATGGGTCAATGTCTAATTCGGCAATAAAGGAACAATCAAGTTTAATCACATCAATCGGGAGCTGCTGTAGATATTTAAAACTTGAATAACCAGTACCAAAATCATCCAGACTAATTGTGATCCCCATATCATGGAGCTCAATCACCGTTTTTTTCGCCACCTCCATATTGAGTAAAAATACCACTTCAGTGATCTCAATCGTGATAAACGATGACATTTTGGGGTAAACACTTAAGATCTCTTTTAAATCTTCCATGAAACTTTGTGATAGGAAGTGCGATGGAGAGATGTTTATTGTCAATTTTTGTAATCGTTTTGCTGCCATCATTCGGTCAATCTGCTTAGCCACCAGTTCAATAGAGAGCTTGCCTAACCGAGTAATTAACCCACTATCCTCAGCTATCGAAATGAACTTTTCAGGAAGCAGTACCCCTTTATTTGTGTGCTTCCAACGGATCAAGGCTTCAGCAAAGGTCACTTCACCATTTGACAGATCGATGATAGGTTGAAAGTGCATAAAAAACTCGTTTTCAGTGATCGCTTCACACAGTTCAGAGCTTAGTTCTGTTCGCTCCATATTTTTATTAATATGCTCCTGCTCACAAAACTGAAAGCCACTGCCCATGTGTTTCTCCCCCTTAGCTTTATACATAGCGAGATCGGCATTAACCATCAACTCATCACGTGTCATGCCGTACTCAGGGTAGAGTGCGATACCCATGCTTATTTTCGGGATAATTAAATTTTTCTGGTAATAGAAAGGTCTGGAGATGATTTCGAGTACTTGCTCACATTTTGTCACCACAGCTTGGCGATTAGCTATATTAGTTAACACAATAGAGAACTCATCTCCCCCCAACCTGGCAACGATGTCGCTCTCGCTGATATTCAACTTAAATTGATTAGCAATATGTTGCAGCAGATGATCACCAGCGCTGTGACCTAAAGTATCATTGACCTGTTTAAAGTCATTAAGATCAATCAAAATAACCGCTAGATGGCTCTGTTCTTTATCGGCAAGAGAGAGTGCAATATCCAGCTTTTGATTGTATAAAACACGATTCGGCACCATAGTCAGATGATCATAATGAGCCATCTTCTCAACCAACTTGGAGTTCTCAACTCGCTCGTCGATGTCACTGAAAGAACCTGCAATACGAACTACTTCGCCCTTGTCGTTCCATACCGCTTGGCCGACAATCCAAAACCATTTATAGCGCCCTTCACTGGTCAGCACCCGGCATTCAAAATCAAAAGCTTTGCCATTTCTAAAGTGATTTTTCAATACATGGAGTAGTGGCTTTTTGTCTTCATTATGGATAAAAGAGAGGTTTTTAAAACCAAATAGCAACTCCTCCCTGCTGTAGCCAAATAGTGCGATTAAACGATCACTAAAATACCAAGCATCCTCGTCAATATTCCTTTCCCAGACGCCAGCACTGGTCGCCCGCATGGCCAACTGAAACCTCTCCTTAGCATTCTTATGCGCTAAGCTCTCAAGCTCTGCATTAGTCTTGGCAATCTCAAGTTCACTAGTACGGGTTTTAACCATCTGATCAAGTTGCTCATTGATCTGCTGTAATTTCTGATTGGTGTTCCATAACTCCTTACTTTTTTCATTAAGGATCTGCTCCGCTTGCTGCCGAGCACGCTTCTCTCTGTCTATTCTTCGCAGAAAAACTTGTTCTCTGTCCTCAAGTGCACTCATAACTAACGAGGCGCTCGTGTAATATTAAAAATAACGTCGGTCTCGGAATCTTGAGTTTCCGGTGTCCGGCTAATAGTAAAGTCCTCTTTAAAATACTCTGCACAGCCATCGAGCAAGCCTTCAGCAAACGATGCAAATGGCCTTTTAGATTGATAATGCAGTCTAATGTCATTATCGCCTAAACGATCACAGGTAAATTTGGGTAATTCGGCTTGAGGATAAAGCTTATAAACCTCCACATGAATAAAGCTGTCTATTTTAGAAAGCAGATCGAAAGAGTCTTTCATCTCATTAGCAATTTCAGGGTGCCCCTCAATCAACTCCACAAACAGTTTTTTGCCAAATAACCTAACAAGCTCTGTCACAGGTACCGATGAAACCTCACTGAGCTTAACCACTAACTGAAGTAACTCTTGGTGATCATAACTGCCAACAGATGTATATATCCCTTCACTTTGTAACTCACATGACTCAAGTAAAGTATCTAAGGTTTCATATCCGAACTCATCTTCAATCAACTCCATTAACCCTGTGAAAACCATGCCCATCATAACATTAGCCCCTGTTTTAATAAGTAAAACACCTCTTTAATAGGCAAGGAGTACAACCAACATCCAACCCTTAACCCAAAAAAAATCGCAAGAGAGGTACAATATATAAAAAGTATAGTCGCTAAGTAGGTTATCGCTTACTCAGATAAGCGAGTGACGATAAAGTGAAGTTTACATATCCCAGTAGATAACTAGGTGGATTTAATAGATAAGATAAGAGGTAAATTGATGTTAAAGGAGGACAGTAAGGCCTTTAACCCTACTTTACTCGTTGCGATTTGGAGCGGTAAAATGAAAGCGTCGTCCTAGATATGAAAGACGAGTTTAGAGGTAATCCCACCAAACTGCTTTACCTTCCCAAGCGACGCCTCCAATGAGTTTCATTTTATACCAAGATAAGTAAAGAATCCACCTTCTGAAGAAGGTGGCTTTGTATTAGCCCCCTAAAAGGGGGCGTTATCTACTTCAAATCTAATTGCGGCTGCTCCTGTTTTTCAACCTTTTCTTGATGCTTTACATATCTTCGAATCACTTCCTCATTAATCCCCACTGTGTCAACAAAGTAACCTCTTTGCCAAAAGTGATTTCCCCATAGCTTATTTTTCCGAAGATACGGATACTTGCTAAACATTTTCAAAGCAATTTTACCTTTTAAAGCACCCATCAACTTTGAAATCGATAGCTTCGGAGGAACTTTGATAACCAGATGTACATGGTCTATTTGTACATTCAACTCTACAACCACACACCCTAACTGCTCACTATAGACATGAATACATCGGTAAACATCTTTTCCTAACTTATTCTTTAAAATCCTAAACCTATACTTAGGTGTCCAAACTATGTGATATTGACATCGCCAATACACATGCGATGCTTTCTCATATCTACTCATGTTTTTTATCCTCTATTACTTCGCTAAAAGTTAGAGTTCAATTAACATGAGTAGATATTCAGGCAAAGCCTAATTGATGATAACCACCTACTGAAGTAGGTGGTTTAGGGCTGAAAACAAAAAAGGAGCCTATACTCCTTTTTAGGCACTTAACATTAAATATTTAACATGGCTGCAATTAAACCAATCACACCACCAAATACCCCGCCCCACACCACTAACCAACCTAAGTGTTCACGGATCATCTCTTGAATAATGTCCTTCACCAATTCAGGCGTGAGCTCATCTAATCTTTGTGTGACTATTTCATTGACTTTAGTACGCATATCGTCAAGAACATCGGGGCGTTCAAGCTCACTCTTAACCAAGTTAATAAAATCTTCACTCTGTGATATATCCACTAAAGAGAGCTTCATCTTTTCAATAAAAGGTTCTCTTAATGGCGTAATCGCCTCACTACCACCAAACATGGCCAACATACCGCCTAATGAGGATTGCTCAACAGTGGTTACCAGCGCATCAAACGCCGGGGCCAGATCGATCTTTTCAATAACAGGTTGCAGGTTAATATGCGACTCAACACCTTCAGCTGATAAAAAGCGATCAATATTCTCATCGGTAAAAAACTGCTTCATCATTAAGTTAGCGATCCCAGTCTTAAACTCTTCGAAGCGTGTCGGGATCACACCTGAGCCATACAAGCCAGGTATTTTCTCAAACAGCATATGTACTGCTAACCAGTTAGTCACTGCACCTGAGAGGGCAAATAAGCCAACACTAAAAATGATCGGCTGTGCCAACAGATACCCAGATACGACCAAAATGGCCGCTATAAGATTAGTAATAACGCTCTTATTCAATCTCTTACTCCAACATTAAAAACTGAAAACAGCGCATGATATCATAAGGATCTCATCTTTCATCAATACTGGAGGAGGAGGAGAAAGAGAATAAGTAAAGAGGATATTAAATAAGCAGGAAGCCTTCGCCTTCGATGTTATCACGTCTTACGGCAACCACCTGAGCTTCATCGGCCAACTCTTTTGCTTTAGCCACTAAAGCTGTCGCGATCCCACTTCCTCGATAATCTTCAAGCACAAAAAGATCATCAAAATACCATAGAGGTTTAAGTAAAATTGTTGAATATGAAGGAAATAACTGAATAAAACCGACAGGAACATCGGATTTAAATGCTAAAAAGATCACTGAATCATTCTCAAAAAGCCTAGCTTGGATGAAGGCTTTGCAATCCTTAAGATTACTCTCCCTCCCCAAACACATGCGATACTCATCAAATAGAGTGGCTAGTGCGTTCAGGTCATCATCTATTGCTATTCTTATGTACATTTTCATTCCTTGAAATCAATTTTCCGTTTTAGCAACGATTATAAAGTTCAAACAGTTATAGGAGGGATAGTAACAACTTTTCTATGAGTTACAAAACCTTAACTTAGATTTATTTTTACTATCATCAAAATAAATCTATCAAGGATGCTATTTTAATTCTTCAAAGCTGGACTACACTTTAACTCAGGCAGAGGCCATCAACATCGAACTTAAGTCTAAAAACAACCCAGTATTAGATTGGAGTCAATGAAAGGCCTAAGAGCTCAGATTGAAATCACAACTCCGCTGAGCTGTAACGAAAGCATTTACCGTAACGCTATAGCCCATTCACACTATTTGTCGTTAAGGAGATAGATATGCAGTCACCATATAGTACCCCAGGAGCTTTAGGCTGGCATGAATTAACCTCTAACTCTTGTGAGGATGCATTTGGCTTCTATGGCAAAGTTTTTGGCTGGACATTTAAAACCATGCAGATGTCTCATGGCCCTTACCATATAATTGAAAATGAAGGTGTCGGCATAGGGGGAATCGCACCAAACCCCTGTCCGCAGCAGGAGAGTCATTGGACGGGATATATCACGGTCGATGATGTTGATGAAGTTGCAATAAAAGCAAAGTCTTTAGGTGGAGAACTGCTCTATGGACCTGAAGACATTCCTGAAGTGGGTAGGCTTTGTTGGATAAAAGATCCCCAAGGCGCCATCATTGCAGCAATTACCTATGAAAAAACAGATGATTGAGAATGCGTACTAGTTACCATCACGGGGAACCTTTCTCAGATCTTTATATTCATAAGAGAGCGCATGTATCCTATCAAGCGGCGTTCCATTTAAGAAAACAAGCTCCTGTCCTTTATTAACAAAGTTAGGCTCTCCACAAAGAAATACACGTTGTGGGGAGTCAGACAGTGTCTGGCTATCAAACTGATGAAAGCTCATCGCCACCTCAAATGGATCCCCTGTCTGTACCCTTGTCGAGCTCTTACCGCTTCCCATCTGCTCCACACAAGCTAGATAGGTCATATTTCGGTGCTCTAACATTAGCTTTAATAACTTACTATGGTGATAAAGATCCGCTTCATTCTTAGCCCCGTGGTAGAGGTAGAT
This window encodes:
- the tnpA gene encoding IS200/IS605-like element ISShwo2 family transposase, giving the protein MSRYEKASHVYWRCQYHIVWTPKYRFRILKNKLGKDVYRCIHVYSEQLGCVVVELNVQIDHVHLVIKVPPKLSISKLMGALKGKIALKMFSKYPYLRKNKLWGNHFWQRGYFVDTVGINEEVIRRYVKHQEKVEKQEQPQLDLK
- a CDS encoding GNAT family N-acetyltransferase, translated to MYIRIAIDDDLNALATLFDEYRMCLGRESNLKDCKAFIQARLFENDSVIFLAFKSDVPVGFIQLFPSYSTILLKPLWYFDDLFVLEDYRGSGIATALVAKAKELADEAQVVAVRRDNIEGEGFLLI
- a CDS encoding VOC family protein, encoding MQSPYSTPGALGWHELTSNSCEDAFGFYGKVFGWTFKTMQMSHGPYHIIENEGVGIGGIAPNPCPQQESHWTGYITVDDVDEVAIKAKSLGGELLYGPEDIPEVGRLCWIKDPQGAIIAAITYEKTDD